The DNA window caatttttcagaaattgttTAGGTTTTCCAGATTTGGGAATGCATGTAATAACACCtagtttatttatttctgaaaagTTTCCTATTTGAAAAGAGTGGTTAATTGCTCTTGTGATAAATATTCCTAAGTCTCTCCAGAAGAATTTAAAGAACTCACTTGTAAAACCATCAGGGCCAggacttttttcatttttcattttcttaaggAAATTCAGAATTTCTGTATCAGTTAAAGGACCTTCAAGGGTATTTGATTCCTCTCTATTAAGTTTaggacacttaattttatttaacttttcaTGGAAACtttcttcatttataatttcTCTTTTCTTATACAAGTGTTCATAAAAAGATttagtttcttttaatattttcatttgatcgaAAATAACCGACCCATCatctttttcaatatttggtATTTGTTTACTTATGTAGTTCCTAGTCTCTAGGTTAATGAAATATTTGGACGGCTTTTCTCCCTCGTCAATCCATTTAGACTTTGACCTGATACATTgaccttttaatttattttttcttatgttGAGAAGCTCATCTTGTTTGTTTGATAATAAATCTAAGGAGTTTTCCGTGAAGTTCTGCTCAAGACATGTAATCTCATTTTCTAATTCCTTTTCTCtttcattggatttttttttcttaaaagcaGAGTATGAAATGGATTTACCCCTTATTTCAGTAAgaagaatatctataaaaagttgatcatcaattataaattggatatcttcatttcttatattATCTAAATTATCTATATTGTATATAGGACAAACATATTGTCTTTTTACTTccctaattattttttttatagagttaatatatattgtatcaaCTAATAGGGAATTGTTGAATTTCCAAAAGCCTTTCCcattcataaattcatttactttaaattcaaGAATTACTGGGGAATGATCTGAACGATAgctattttcaaatttaacatgtgGTACTCTATTTGTTAGAGTGTCAGATATAAGGAAAAAATCTAATCTGGCTTGTTTTATAGGACTTTTCCTTCTCCATGtgtatctttttaaatttgcattatTTTCCCGAAATATGTCCACAAGATTAAATGTCTCCATTAATTTCAAAACTTCTATTCTTGCTTTTGGGTTATTCAGATGTTTATAATTCATAGAGTCTAAGTCTTTATTCATTACTAAATTGAAATCACCTCCAATTATAATATGTTGTGTATTAAGATAAGAGtcaattttattctttaattctGAGTAAAAATTTGGTGTATCTGAATTTGGGCCATATATATTTACCAGTAAAAGGTGCATATTTTCAACAGTAGTGTCTAATATAAGATAATTACCACTATCATCTTTATCTATGTTATGTACTTTacattcaaaattgttatttaaaagaattgcCACCCCTCTAGAGTTTGTTCTGAATGAGTTAAAGAAAGATTTAGTTCCCCATTGAGATTGTATCAACATTTCATCTTTTTCACTAAAATGTGTATCTTgcaagaaataaatattgtgGTTTTTAATTCTAAGATTTCTGAAAACATCTTTCCGCTTATGGAAGTCATTAAGCCCTTGGCAGTTTACTGATagtatttttaacttgttttctTTAAGTGCTTTGTTGTCCATTAGGATTATTTAATAATACTTTACCCCTGCAGAAGACAGTTAAAAGAGATATATAGTGTATAGAAGAGAAAAAAGTGCTATGACATAGCAAAGGTGTTGATTCGGCGCATGAATTGGTATTGTTTATCATTTGTAAACATTGGCATGCTATACAGCTGCCGATAAACCTGTATATGTTAAAGTTATGTTCAGgtagagttaaaaaaaagtttgaaaaataatacattttatggAAACGGACAGGAAGTATCAAATACATTCCCTCCTATTTTAGTAAGAATATATTTAAGGGAGACAGGCTgcattgtataaaatattatcCTATGCAAACGCTAGTGCAAATTTACAATCCTGCAACCTATCAATCTAGTAatagtgtaaaaaaaataaaaaaagcacAGTCAATAATTAACTCGGAAAAGGAGAATGCATTTCCTACCACCTAAGGACTAGTGGCTGAATATGTAAGgtttaataaacaaatagaaatggataaaaaaaaaggtaGAAATCATACCTCGTTAGAGCAAATCAAACCGGATGTTGGTATGTATCCGGTAAAAATAGAATAGAACCGATACAAATACTTCCGGAATACAAAACCGAATAAGCCCAGAAACCAAAAAATTTCCGGActgtaattttgtttaaaaaaaagaagaaaaaaaaacatcagaaGCATGGTTAGTAAATTCGGAAATACAAAAAATGAGTATCTCTATTATGAGTAAATTAATCAATTCACGGGTAGATAAAAAGTAGCTCATTAAATTCCggaatgttttgaaaaatcaaaaacatgtttcagaaaattaatacatgtagataaatacaaaaaaagtatatatatgaatagataaatacaatttcaatcAGTTGaagaattaatcaattaatccAAAGCACGTAAAATATGATTACATCAGTGAACGGAATGTCGAAGAGAAAAACTCGCATGTAAGCatggtaagtacatgtatgtaggagTGCTTACTCACTTGCATTCAACGTCAACACATTTTGGCTAGGACGGATTTATGTTTTTCCCGGCGCTCAAGCCCGCATCAACGATATGGGTGAAGCGACGCATACCGATTTTGTTTCCGAACCATCTGGAGACCACAATCAGCGCGTTCTGGATTCCGTTGTCGTTCATGGCGCTAAGCAGAGTTCTCCCCGCCCCATGCTCGCCGTCATCTTCAGAACCCTCATGTACCATACCATCACTGCCTGCGAACCGGTAGGCGTACACATTGTGACTTGCGCTGGATATTGTTGGCAGCCTGAGTATTTCGATCAGCGACTCTTTGACCTGTTTGTACGAATTCACTGCCGTGGCGTGCGACTCGAACCGGTTTTGGTTGTCTTCAATGTGTTTGCCCTTGTTTACCGTTATCTTCACCTGGTCACCTGAGATGACTTCCTCGGCTGTTGGTCTAGTTCCTGTTTTGTCCCGATAAACATTTCCACTTTTGGTGAAAATCAGCTTGTCtccttttatttttgtttctacaTTTTTGGCTGAGTACTTTTTTTGGATATCGTACAGACGTTTCCTTTTTTCGCGTATTTCTTCGGGTTGTTGGACAGCCAATCGGATATgggatttcttttcttttaagaCCCTCACTCTACTCATTACTTTGTCTTTGTGAGTTTTATATCCAAACTGGATACAGATGGGTCTTGGATATTTCCTCTTGTGCGTAGGGTCTTTTTCTCCCAGTCTAAAAAGGTTGAGAATATGGAACGAATCAACTTCTTCCACGCCTAGATCCAGTTCCTGCATAAAAGCATCCCTTACGGCGCTTGCCAGATTTTCGTTTGGTTTTTCATCGAGCCCACTTATTATCACATTATTTTCCATTGAACGAGATTTTAATTCAAGAATTTGTTTCTCTTGTACATTAACCCTAAATTCTAGTTTAATGATATAGTCTTTGAGGCGGCTAATCTCTCTGGACATAATTTCCtgtgaattatttatttcagttaCCGAATAAACAGTATCATTAGCTTGTTCTTGAACTAGCTCTAGACGCTCTTGAATGCCATCTCGACCCTGGACTTCTTTTGCGAGTTCGTCCATTTGACGACCTTGACTGTCTAGTCTCAACATGAAATTTGCAAGAGTGTTTTGAATATTGGATATGCCTGACATAATCTCATTAAGTTGGTATCCTTCTGGACCGCCGTTTTCTTTTCCATCAGTGGAATCCATACTGTCCCGTAGTGCTCTCTTTTTTGTGCTTATGTTATTGTTTTGTAGGTTAGACATTGGAATGTTAGTATGAGTTTAACTCACCGCGCCTTGGCCGGACAAAGGAACCTTCAGtttgttgaaaaattaaacTCCAGAGGTTTTGTTTATCACAAAATCACAATAGAATCACCACATAGTCATTAGATAAATCTCTCAACATGATTTTCACTTCTTTTGGTTCGattaatgcattaaaatttggTTTTTTCGGCAGAAGTAGGCACCCCTCTAAAGAAATCCCGACCGCCTTACATGACGAGCATGCgctcgtttttttttatttacttttgctgccattactgaaaataaaatacacttaATGCGCTTAATAATTTGCCATTAGATATAAACTCAGTATGCGTCTTTTAGAAAAATACACTGTCCGCGTGCATGTATTCCTTCACAACctaatatgatttttaatgggTTATGACCGGTTTTAATCAATAAACCAAGGTTATCAGATGAGAGCTATCGACTAAATACCAATAAAGCAAAGTGAACAATGTTAAATGTCTCCTTGATTGCCAAACATATAAGTACAgtgctatatgtacatgtttatgaatCTTAGAAGTCAAAAGCGTAAGCTATTATTACAATCTTATAACAATCTTTCACATAGTTTATAgggtttgattttttaaacatatattttgtaacgtttatcttttaatttgatttccaaAGATAATTTGGTTTTAACTTGATCATTAGGGAGCGGACTTTATACTTACATTGTATGATGTAGCGTGACAGAGAATTACGATACATTTATGCAACGAAGCTAAAAAATGACCATACCAATTTTTCCACAGTATACATCAATAATTGGAATACTTGAGATTTAGATTTAAAGTCAgaaatgaaagtaaaatattggaacattttgtatttttctaaattatttggggggggggggtagtttgCAATTTCCAATAATACTTCGAagtattaaaagaaattattttaatactcTTGATACCGAGGGGTGTGAGTATTGTTTCAGTAATAATATATCTAATTAATCGTTTTGCCTACCTTTAAGATCTGCAACATGACCTTTATCAAAACCTGAGTTGTTAGTGATACATGCACATAATCAAGATTTTTTATCATCACCAGTGTAAGATGCAGACGATTGACACGTTTACATGTCACCAGCGAGAAGGGGCGTGTGCAACAAAACACCATCTGCATTTTTATCTCTATTTTAACGGTATCCTAGAAAATAAATGCTTTGATTGTTAAACGTTATAAATTTGTGTTGTGTGCATTTTATCTaatctttttcaaaaagaaaattataattgataTCAATTCAGATTTTGGATAATGATATAAACTGTTTGTGAAATGAATTAGGGAGGCTTGGTGGTTAACTAATAAACGATCAGATCTAACTTAAATTCTCAGAAATAATTTTTGGGCTACACtctattatttacatgtacatattaatcCATTGAGAAAAATTCATACTGTTCAGttctaaattttgaacattttcttgtATCTTCATACAGATCTTATCGTttaatatagtctaaaaatggttTAGACAATCGAGACCACGTAAAGTTATACAATCAAGCATTGCATTCTTATCCAAATCGACATGTAAGGTAAGATCTAAAAAaggtaaagaaaacaaattctttACGAGCTAGGAAGTTATTCAAGACACATTTTTATTGATCGCTGTTGACGTTTTCAGTCCCTGTTGTATCTAGATTTGGAATTTCCAGTCGATCATTTTCTATAATTGAGTCAAATTTAAATTCGTGTGTtggtttaaaacaaaatttgaaaaaggtaataaatatataataccgAACATTTAaacctttcaatttttttaccaATGAACTATTTTTTTGGGAGAGGGTTTTTATCTATTATGAGCAATATTAAgagaaatataaaaagaaatattgctgAATTGCGTGTTTTGTATATAATGGATGCCTATTAAAGTAACTGCAATCATAAATAATTTCTGTTTGCCAAAAAATCCCTTAATTAACGAAAGAACTAAAGAAAAGCATCAATCTATGCATGTCTGCATGTACAATTCATTTTACATTCTAGTACGATGATCCGCCGGTCTTTTGCATGTCTTTTTATGTTCACTGTAAACATGAGTACTATTAAGATTGGTTGTCTGAATTGTCGGGGTTTGGCGCCAGATCATATAAAACGACgagatgtttttgaaaaatgtcgaaataaatatgatattacTCTTCTTGTCGATACTCATAGTTTACCAGAAGTCGAACAATGCTGAGCCAATGAGTGGGGCTATAAAGCATTTTTAACTCCTACTCGAGTAATAGCAGAGGTGTTGCTAATATGataaaacattcttttaaatTTGGGGTTCtagatgttttaaaatatgaatcgggtaattttttaattcttaatataaaatatttcaatatcaagCACTCATTAGTTGTGCTATATGGTCCAAAAGTAGACGCACCTGAATTTTTTGAGATTGTCTCAAAACACATTGAAACGCTCGGGAATTAGTCTGTTGTTGTTGGGGGAGATTTCAATGTTCCGCTTGACTACTCCCATGAACCAAAACTATATAGGAGAAAGAACAATCAAAAAGCAAGAAAGAGGGTTCTACAGATGATTTCTGAGCACGACCTTGTAGATGTGTGGAGTAAGCGTAACCCTTCCGTTTCACGCTTCACCTGGCATGGACCACAGAGTAAACAGGCCCGACATGATTACTTCCTTGCAATTGTCTCCTCTTCCCAACAGCTTTTTACTGTTAATGCAGATATTGGGTATGCGTACCGATCTGAACACTTTCTTTTAAATATGTAGATCAACCACGCAGAAAAGGTAGCTGGAAATCTAACAGTTAATTGTATGATAAAGAGATGTGCAACTTATAAAGCAATGTATTTATGAAACTCTATTTATCTCACCCCtacgaatgttattgtcatttaaatttagaccacgtggttttatttgaccctttcagttttgCAGTAAAATTCATGCCTAGTGTTTATAGTCCATTTCCTAATATCTACAtgtaggtacttgtagtcaaatataaaatctagatatttatttattttaaacttaattttcattcattgggagataaaatgaattctagaaataaatgtgataacatagtttttttctgttgttgcaTCAATTAACAAGCTGAGTAGCGATCTCTCCTCAGGATTGATTTTCGATCCTCGCCTTaactagtaatagcatcaatagtgaaacagactatactattttatacagaattttccttgaaaatggctcgatataccaagtttttatacaaaacagacatctattctttcttctttttttttttaaaagcatggtattgcacaccaaaaGCATCGAACTTGGCTATTATTTTATCAAGCAGctcaatgtttatattatcaaccacgtgtagagtggttgaacacgaacgataactctgttatgaatatcatcgtttagtttaaataaccgctaaatgatgaaataagacatatattttaatagattttcttgttttaacataaataaaattagtatatgatataaaaaacgACCAGTTCTAACGTATTTTGCGAAAATTATCCGAACATTAATACTTCCGCTAAAAATTTCACAGAAACTGGAAAAATCTCGGGGAAGtatcgtgaactttc is part of the Crassostrea angulata isolate pt1a10 chromosome 3, ASM2561291v2, whole genome shotgun sequence genome and encodes:
- the LOC128176848 gene encoding uncharacterized protein LOC128176848; translated protein: MDSTDGKENGGPEGYQLNEIMSGISNIQNTLANFMLRLDSQGRQMDELAKEVQGRDGIQERLELVQEQANDTVYSVTEINNSQEIMSREISRLKDYIIKLEFRVNVQEKQILELKSRSMENNVIISGLDEKPNENLASAVRDAFMQELDLGVEEVDSFHILNLFRLGEKDPTHKRKYPRPICIQFGYKTHKDKVMSRVRVLKEKKSHIRLAVQQPEEIREKRKRLYDIQKKYSAKNVETKIKGDKLIFTKSGNVYRDKTGTRPTAEEVISGDQVKITVNKGKHIEDNQNRFESHATAVNSYKQVKESLIEILRLPTISSASHNVYAYRFAGSDGMVHEGSEDDGEHGAGRTLLSAMNDNGIQNALIVVSRWFGNKIGMRRFTHIVDAGLSAGKNINPS